From one Henningerozyma blattae CBS 6284 chromosome 1, complete genome genomic stretch:
- the UTP23 gene encoding rRNA-binding ribosome biosynthesis protein UTP23 (similar to Saccharomyces cerevisiae UTP23 (YOR004W); ancestral locus Anc_6.15): protein MRQKRAKSYKKQLIVYNHTFKFREPYQVIIDDALVQETLRAKYNLIKGLNNVLSSSNAIKPMITQCCISALYKSEDQESISIGKTFERRRCNHSVKEPLSPSECMLSIVDVNGKNKHRYIVATQDLELRRKLRKIPGVPLIHFKRSVMVMEPLSDASCEYNEEVESKKLTSGLNSTKASVEGGQENGIKKKKVKGVNPLSMKKKSNSNSNSNSNSNSNSKPKPKPIKHERDNENATDQPAKKRRKRKHTSNANAKKSEE from the coding sequence ATGCGTCAAAAAAGAGCTAAATCATACAAGAAACAATTAATAGTTTATAACCATACGTTTAAATTCCGTGAACCATACCAAGTGATAATAGATGATGCATTAGTTCAAGAGACGTTACGAGccaaatataatttgattaaagGTTTGAACAATGTGCTTTCTAGTAGCAATGCTATTAAGCCCATGATTACACAATGTTGTATATCTGCATTATATAAGAGTGAGGACCAAGAGAGTATTAGTATTGGTAAGACGTTTGAAAGACGTCGTTGCAATCATTCTGTGAAGGAACCTTTAAGCCCATCTGAATGTATGTTGAGTATTGTTGATGTGAATGGGAAGAATAAGCATCGATATATTGTGGCTACACaagatttagaattaaGACGGAAATTGAGGAAAATCCCTGGGGTGCCGTTAATCCATTTTAAGAGATCTGTGATGGTTATGGAACCGTTGAGTGATGCTTCATGTGaatataatgaagaagTGGAGAGTAAAAAATTGACATCTGGATTGAATTCTACAAAGGCTAGTGTGGAAGGAGGACAAGAGAATGGGattaagaagaaaaaagtcAAAGGGGTGAATCCATTAAgtatgaagaagaaatcgAACTCGAACTCGAACTCGAACTCGAACTCGAACTCGAACTCGAAACCGAAACCGAAACCGATTAAACATGAACGGGACAATGAGAATGCAACGGATCAACCTGCTAAGAAGAGGAGAAAGAGAAAGCATACTTCAAATGCTAATGCTAAAAAATCTGAAGA